The Mastomys coucha isolate ucsf_1 unplaced genomic scaffold, UCSF_Mcou_1 pScaffold11, whole genome shotgun sequence genome includes a window with the following:
- the Pdxp gene encoding pyridoxal phosphate phosphatase, with protein sequence MARCERLRGAALRDVLGQAQGVLFDCDGVLWNGERIVPGAPELLQRLARAGKNTLFVSNNSRRARPELAQRFARLGFAGLRAEQLFSSALCAARLLRQRLSGPPDAPGAVFVLGGEGLRAELRAAGLRLAGDPGEDPRVRAVLVGYDEHFSFARLTEACAHLRDPDCLLVATDRDPWHPLSDGSRTPGTGSLAAAVETASGRQALVVGKPSPYMFQCITEDFSVDPARTLMVGDRLETDILFGHRCGMTTVLTLTGVSSLEEAQAYLAAGQRDLVPHYYVESIADLMEGLED encoded by the exons ATGGCGCGCTGCGAGCGGCTGCGCGGCGCGGCCCTGCGCGACGTGCTGGGCCAGGCGCAGGGAGTCTTGTTCGACTGCGACGGGGTGCTGTGGAACGGCGAACGCATCGTGCCGGGCGCCCCTGAGCTGCTGCAGCGGCTGGCGCGGGCTGGCAAGAACACGCTGTTCGTGAGCAACAACAGCCGGCGCGCGCGGCCGGAGCTGGCGCAGCGCTTCGCCCGCCTGGGCTTCGCGGGGCTGCGCGCCGAGCAGCTTTTCAGCTCCGCGCTGTGTGCCGCGCGCCTCCTGCGCCAGCGTCTGTCCGGGCCGCCCGACGCACCGGGTGCTGTGTTCGTGCTGGGCGGCGAGGGGCTGCGTGCTGAGCTACGTGCCGCGGGGCTGCGCCTGGCGGGGGACCCCGGTGAGGACCCGCGCGTGCGCGCCGTGCTTGTAGGCTACGACGAGCATTTTTCCTTCGCCAGGTTGACCGAGGCGTGCGCGCACCTGCGCGACCCCGACTGCCTGCTCGTAGCCACCGATCGCGACCCTTGGCACCCACTCAGCGACGGAAGCCGAACCCCCG GTACCGGAAGCCTGGCTGCTGCGGTGGAGACAGCTTCAGGACGCCAGGCCCTGGTGGTGGGCAAGCCCAGCCCTTACATGTTCCAGTGCATCACGGAAGACTTCAGTGTGGACCCTGCCCGCACGCTGATGGTGGGGGACCGCCTGGAGACCGACATACTCTTTGGCCACCGCTGTGGCATGACCACCGTGCTCACGCTCACAGGCGTCTCGAGCCTCGAAGAAGCCCAGGCTTACCTGGCGGCCGGCCAGCGTGACCTTGTGCCTCACTACTATGTGGAGAGCATTGCAGACTTAATGGAGGGGCTGGAGGACTGA